The genomic segment TGCATTGTATAGGTGCAACAACTTTTGATGAATATAGAAAATATATTGAGAAAGATAAAGCTTTAGAAAGAAGATTTCAACCAGTAATTATAGATGAACCTACAGTGGAGGATACAATTGCAATACTAAGAGGATTAAAAGAAAGGTTTGAAATCCATCATGGGATTAGAATTCATGATTCAGCTATAGTAGCTGCTGCAAAGCTTTCTGATCGATATATTCAAGATAGATATATGCCTGATAAGGCAATTGATTTAATTGATGAAGCTGGAGCTATGATAAGATCTGAGATAGATTCCCTTCCAACAGAACTTGATGTTATAAGAAGAAAAATATTTAAGTTAGAAATAGAAAAAGAAGCTCTATCAAAAGAGAAGGATGAGGGCTCAAAAAATAGGTTAGATGACCTAGAGAAAGAACTTGCAGGATTAAAAGAAAAGAATGATGAAATGACTGCAAAATATACCAAAGAAAAAGAGCAAATCACAGCTATTAAAACCTTAAAAAGTGAGTTAGATGATGCTAGAGGAGAAATAGAAGTAGCTCAGAGAAACTTTGATTATAATAAAGTTGCTGAGATTCAATATAGTAGGATTCCTGCTTTAGAAGAAAAAATCAAGCAAAAAGAAATTGAACTAAGAGAAAATTATGAAGGTGCTTTATTAAAAGAGGAAGTAACAGAGCAAGAGGTATCTGCTGTACTTTCTAAATGGACTGGAATTCCTGTAACTAATTTACTTGAAGGAGAAAGAGAAAAACTTTTAAGACTAGAAGATGATATGAGTAATAGAGTTATAGGGCAGGGTGAGGCGATAGAAGCTGTAACTAATGCAATACTCAGAGCAAGAGCTGGGCTTAAAGATATCAATAGACCAATAGGATCATTTATATTCCTAGGGCCAACAGGAGTTGGTAAAACAGAGCTTGCAAAAACACTAGCTAGAAATTTATTTGATTCAGAAGAAAATATTATTCGTATTGATATGTCAGAATATATGGAGAAGCACTCAGTATCTAGATTAGTTGGAGCGCCTCCAGGATATGTAGGTTATGATGAAGGTGGTCAGCTAACAGAAGCTGTAAGAAGAAAACCATATAGTGTAATTTTATTTGATGAAATTGAAAAAGCGCATGAAGATGTGTTTAATATATTCCTTCAGATATTAGATGATGGTAGACTAACTGATAATAAGGGTAAAACAGTAGATTTTAAAAATACTATAATAATTATGACTTCAAATATTGGAAGTGAATATTTATTAGAAAATACTAATGAAGATCATGTTGATGAAGAAATAAAATCAAAAGTAATGAGTGTTTTAAAATCAAGATTTAAACCGGAATTTTTAAATAGAGTAGACGATACTATAATGTTTAAACCTTTGGCAGAGTCTGGTATTAAGAAAATTATAGATATATTCTTAAGAGAAGTAAGTTTGAGGTTAAAAGATAAAAATATCGAAATAGAAGTTACAGATAAAGCAAAAACAATAATGGCAAGAGAAGGTTATGATGTAGTTTATGGAGCAAGGCCATTAAAAAGATATATACAGAACACTTTAGAGAATAGACTCGCTAGGATGATAATTAAGGGTGAACTAAGTTATGGATCTAAGGTTTTGATTGATAGTAAAGATGAAGAAATAATAATAAAACCACTTTAGTAAAAAATAAGTTTTATAAAATTCCTGTAGATAAATGTGATCTATAGGAATTTTTTTATTCTTTAGTGATTAAGAAAAATCCGTTAGCAACTTTTTTAGCAGTTAATAGGAATGGTGACATTTGTATGAGATAATATATTTTAATTCTTCATAATAGTTATATATGTAAATAATAATTAAAATAAGAAAAGAGGCAACTTTTAGCAAGTGCCTCTTTATAATTTATATTCTTTAAAAAATAT from the Clostridium beijerinckii genome contains:
- the clpB gene encoding ATP-dependent chaperone ClpB; this encodes MNIDKMTLRVQQALNDANVTAVKFNHQQIDLIHLFSALVEQEDGLVPNILTKMGVSVKNLKASVNKELDAMPKVLGEGVGNVYITRKVEEVLIKAEEFSKQFEDSYVSVEHLMLAIIEIDNNQVSKILKQYNITKDNFLKVLSEVRGSQRVETQDPEGTYDALAKYGTNLVDLAKKHKLDPVIGRDEEIRRTIRILSRRTKNNPVLIGEPGVGKTAIIEGLAERIVRGDVPEGLKDKIIFALDMGSLIAGAKYRGEFEERLKAVLKEVQSSEGRILLFIDEIHTIVGAGKTDGAMDAGNLIKPLLARGELHCIGATTFDEYRKYIEKDKALERRFQPVIIDEPTVEDTIAILRGLKERFEIHHGIRIHDSAIVAAAKLSDRYIQDRYMPDKAIDLIDEAGAMIRSEIDSLPTELDVIRRKIFKLEIEKEALSKEKDEGSKNRLDDLEKELAGLKEKNDEMTAKYTKEKEQITAIKTLKSELDDARGEIEVAQRNFDYNKVAEIQYSRIPALEEKIKQKEIELRENYEGALLKEEVTEQEVSAVLSKWTGIPVTNLLEGEREKLLRLEDDMSNRVIGQGEAIEAVTNAILRARAGLKDINRPIGSFIFLGPTGVGKTELAKTLARNLFDSEENIIRIDMSEYMEKHSVSRLVGAPPGYVGYDEGGQLTEAVRRKPYSVILFDEIEKAHEDVFNIFLQILDDGRLTDNKGKTVDFKNTIIIMTSNIGSEYLLENTNEDHVDEEIKSKVMSVLKSRFKPEFLNRVDDTIMFKPLAESGIKKIIDIFLREVSLRLKDKNIEIEVTDKAKTIMAREGYDVVYGARPLKRYIQNTLENRLARMIIKGELSYGSKVLIDSKDEEIIIKPL